A region of Osmerus eperlanus chromosome 9, fOsmEpe2.1, whole genome shotgun sequence DNA encodes the following proteins:
- the kcnk17 gene encoding potassium channel subfamily K member 17 isoform X2, translating to MGREAQTALTPTLLQPSHTMYVAYVLIGGVVFWKLEGRLVQEDISRILEGKIRLLNTFPCLKQEGLETVSAVIQDALKVGVSLKGNQTMDGLWKFSSSTVFAATVVTTIGYGNMSPRTMAGQIFCVFFALFGIPLNMVVLNRVGKYMLVIGRKTCDFLQGKTNYRRCTRFMVHLVSYLCGAALFFVMPMMVFEQQEGWNYSKGIYYCFITLSTIGFGDYVADSNPDVVYPGWYSVLMASWIFFGLAWLALIINHSIDILERLNAHVKHWGSSTDDCQDEEPAVLAPEAEGVKDVTLNG from the exons ATGGGAAGGGAAGCCCAGACAGCCTTAACCCCTACACTTCTTCAGCCTAGCCATACAA TGTACGTGGCCTATGTGTTGATCGGCGGGGTGGTGTTCTGGAAGTTGGAAGGACGTCTGGTTCAGGAGGATATAAGCCGCATTCTGGAGGGGAAGATAAGGCTACTCAACACCTTCCCCTGCCTGAAACAGGAGGGTTTGGAAACAGTGTCAGCA GTAATTCAAGATGCCCTGAAAGTAGGGGTCAGTCTGAAAGGCAATCAGACAATGGATGGTCTCTGGAAGTTCTCTAGCTCTACTGTGTTTGCTGCTACTGTAGTCACTACCATAG GTTATGGAAACATGAGCCCACGCACGATGGCTGGTCAGATCTTCTGTGTGTTCTTTGCTCTTTTTGGGATCCCCCTCAACATGGTGGTCCTTAATAGAGTGGGGAAGTACATGCTGGTCATAGGGAGGAAAACCTGTGACTTCCTACAGGGAAAAACCAACTACAGG AGGTGCACTAGGTTTATGGTTCACCTGGTGTCCTACCTCTGTGGGGCAGCGTTGTTTTTTGTGATGCCCATGATGGTGTTTGAACAGCAAGAGGGCTGGAACTACTCTAAGGGCATCTACTACTGTTTCATCACTCTTAGCACCATTGGCTTTGGTGACTATGTTGCAG ACAGCAACCCTGACGTTGTCTACCCAGGCTGGTACAGCGTTCTCATGGCCTCTTGGATCTTCTTTGGCTTGGCATGGTTGGCCCTCATTATAAACCACTCCATTGATATTCTGGAGAGGCTTAATGCCCATGTCAAGCATTGGGGGAGCTCTACAGATGACTGCCAGGATGAGGAACCTGCTGTCCTAGCCCCAGAGGCAGAAGGGGTCAAGGATGTCACACTGAATGGATAA
- the ldah gene encoding lipid droplet-associated hydrolase, with amino-acid sequence MECSALGARDETTEHLYCCGAVTEVLKIGTSFKQHSGSSLQAPPKLIFLIIPGNPGVVDFYKTFMQALHQKFGSRYPVWAVSHAGHCVPPDTMDMIEDPPVTSVNDVFGLNGQIEHKLAFLRENVPRATQLVLIGHSIGCYIILEMIKRDPELQVVKSVLLFPTIERMAQTPQGKVMTPVLCHLRYITYLPIFLLSLLPETLKAAIVKLIFGGLRSLDHTVIPATVSLFSVDCAANAMYMGGQEMRKVLARDNITINQNLNKLLFYYGASDHWCPMQYYHDMKRDFPDGDIKLCENGIRHAFVLDAGKEVASLIFEWIQSDVQT; translated from the exons ATGGAATGCTCTGCGTTGGGGGCTAGGGATGAAACCACAGAGCATTTATACTGCTGTGGCGCTGTCACAGAAGTCCTCAAAATTGGCACTTCCTTCAAACAACATTCTGGCTCCTCCCTGCAAGCTCCCCCTAAACTTATTTTTCTCATCATTCCAG GCAATCCAGGAGTTGTTGACTTCTACAAGACCTTTATGCAAGCACTTCATCAAAAGTTTGGCAGTCGCTATCCTGTGTGGGCAGTGAGCCATGCTGGCCACTGTGTGCCCCCTGACACTATGGACATGATTGAAG ATCCACCTGTGACGTCAGTGAATGACGTGTTTGGTCTTAATGGTCAGATAGAGCACAAGCTAGCCTTCCTTAGGGAAAATGTTCCAAGAGCTACCCAGCTAGTTCTCATAGGCCATTCCATTGGTTGCTACATCATACTGGAGATGATAAAAAGGGATCCTGAACTTCAG GTGGTGAAGTCTGTCCTTCTCTTCCCTACGATTGAACGCATGGCCCAGACTCCTCAGGGGAAGGTCATGACTCCAGTGCTATGCCACCTGCGTTACATTACTTACTTGCCCATCTTCCTGCTCTCCTTGCTGCCAGAGACACTTAAGGCCGCCATAGTGAAGCTGATCTTTGGTGGGCTGCGCTCATTGGACCACACTGTTATACCAGCTACTGTTAGTCTCTTTAGTGTGGACTGTGCAG CCAATGCAATGTACATGGGTGGTCAAGAGATGAGGAAGGTTCTGGCAAGAGACAACATTACCATCAATCAAAATCTCAACAAG CTGTTGTTTTATTATGGAGCCAGTGACCACTGGTGCCCCATGCAGTACTACCATGACATGAAGAGAGATTTCCCAGATGGAGATATAAAACTCTGTGAAAATGGAATTCGCCATGCCTTTGTCTTGGATGCCGGGAAGGAAGTTGCCAGTCTGATTTTTGAATGGATCCAAAGTGATGTGCAAACATAA
- the kcnk17 gene encoding potassium channel subfamily K member 17 isoform X1: MGFFQKCTQAKVPSILMLGAVYVAYVLIGGVVFWKLEGRLVQEDISRILEGKIRLLNTFPCLKQEGLETVSAVIQDALKVGVSLKGNQTMDGLWKFSSSTVFAATVVTTIGYGNMSPRTMAGQIFCVFFALFGIPLNMVVLNRVGKYMLVIGRKTCDFLQGKTNYRRCTRFMVHLVSYLCGAALFFVMPMMVFEQQEGWNYSKGIYYCFITLSTIGFGDYVADSNPDVVYPGWYSVLMASWIFFGLAWLALIINHSIDILERLNAHVKHWGSSTDDCQDEEPAVLAPEAEGVKDVTLNG; encoded by the exons ATGGGCTTCTTTCAAAAGTGCACCCAGGCTAAAGTGCCTTCCATCCTGATGTTGGGGGCAGTGTACGTGGCCTATGTGTTGATCGGCGGGGTGGTGTTCTGGAAGTTGGAAGGACGTCTGGTTCAGGAGGATATAAGCCGCATTCTGGAGGGGAAGATAAGGCTACTCAACACCTTCCCCTGCCTGAAACAGGAGGGTTTGGAAACAGTGTCAGCA GTAATTCAAGATGCCCTGAAAGTAGGGGTCAGTCTGAAAGGCAATCAGACAATGGATGGTCTCTGGAAGTTCTCTAGCTCTACTGTGTTTGCTGCTACTGTAGTCACTACCATAG GTTATGGAAACATGAGCCCACGCACGATGGCTGGTCAGATCTTCTGTGTGTTCTTTGCTCTTTTTGGGATCCCCCTCAACATGGTGGTCCTTAATAGAGTGGGGAAGTACATGCTGGTCATAGGGAGGAAAACCTGTGACTTCCTACAGGGAAAAACCAACTACAGG AGGTGCACTAGGTTTATGGTTCACCTGGTGTCCTACCTCTGTGGGGCAGCGTTGTTTTTTGTGATGCCCATGATGGTGTTTGAACAGCAAGAGGGCTGGAACTACTCTAAGGGCATCTACTACTGTTTCATCACTCTTAGCACCATTGGCTTTGGTGACTATGTTGCAG ACAGCAACCCTGACGTTGTCTACCCAGGCTGGTACAGCGTTCTCATGGCCTCTTGGATCTTCTTTGGCTTGGCATGGTTGGCCCTCATTATAAACCACTCCATTGATATTCTGGAGAGGCTTAATGCCCATGTCAAGCATTGGGGGAGCTCTACAGATGACTGCCAGGATGAGGAACCTGCTGTCCTAGCCCCAGAGGCAGAAGGGGTCAAGGATGTCACACTGAATGGATAA